The DNA sequence GGTGATTAGAGGCGACAAAATTGTATAATAAACCTCAAACTTGCTGGCAGAGTGGATCTGAATTGTTCCCACTCCTAGTAGAAGAAATGATGGTCGCGTGATGGGAACAGAGGTGTTGGCTAACCTTGCGACGGCAATCCTTTTGCAATATAAACGCATCAAATCAATACGCTGTACACTCTCAACTTACACGATGGTATATGTCGATTCTATCtcaattaaacaaaacaaaacaaaaaataaaataaaaggaagagctCCCTGGCCTGAGTGTGAACAAGCAGAATGTTGGGAGTcaagccaaaataaaataatactgaaaGTGAAGCCCGTACTACTATCAGGAAGTTAGGGTGAGCCTGAATTTCTAGTGTTTTTCCTggggaaattcaaatttcaagTAATTCTGTGACATACGTGAGGTCCTGCTGGCtgctattttcatttaaatagaggaaataatcattaaataatcatgtagtgtgtgtgtgtgtgtgtgtgtgtgtgtgcatccacgGGGCTTTTTTAGGTTTCAGAGTTGACTTGACTACTCGCTGCCTCACCCCGGATGGATCAGTGAGCATCAGACAGTAAGGCACCAAGGTCCTGGGGTCGTAGGGCTGGGGTGGCACCAAATAGCCCAGGCATGTCTCTTGGTCCCAGAGCTGTGCCCAGGAGGCAAGGCTTCCGGGGATGGGTAACTCCCACTCACTCACAGAAGCCTGGGGGATGAGGGGGAGTGAGTGGGGCAAGCCTTGCTTGGGAAGTGCTCACGTTCGGGGTTCCCAATGACACCAAACTCCTCCATGCAGAGGAACATCATCTTCGAGGCAAATTTAATGCTCGACCACATGTTCGTCTGAgctcttttatctttgttttccttttcttttaatagtaTGCTCATTTCTATTTCCATCTCCACAGGTCCACGCTCTGTAGTGAATGGTCACCTCGGACACGTTTCTGGCATTCGTTGACAGGATGGCATTTAACCAACTCTGTGAATGCTAAACCACGGTGTAGGTCTGGTCCCCAAATTAGGTCAATCACAGGTACAGGGACTTGATCCGGAGGAAGTTCATACAGACTTTCCAGCTGGTTCACGTTCCTCCTCTCCATCCACCTTTCTTCCAAGCCACCCCCATGCAGCCCCCCGCCCGCTAATTCCTCCCACTCTCCCAAATCTGGAATCTTCCcggcctccttcctctctggcctcagacctctcaccccacccctgcctcagtcAGGGGGTAGCACGTTCCCTCGCCGCCTCTGTAGCCCAGACTTGGCATTGCTTCTGTGGAATTTCCTGGCATCATCTCAGAGCAGGGTCAGCACCTCACGGCTTGCCTAACTCTGGGTTTTCCCCACTGTCAGTTTTCCTCAAATCTCACAGCGGCCCCACACCCACTGGTACTGAGCATTTCGGCAGAAACGCCCTTCCCTGTCCCAAGTGACACCCCTCCGTGGCTTCCTTTGTCCCCCAAGTTCTCTctcgggaccccccccccccttcagccACAGCTCAGTGTCTCTCAACAATGACAAGGAGAAGCCAAGCACATGCCACTCACTGTGGTTCTCCCCGAGCGTTCTAGATGCCCGGTGGTTTCTGCTGCTGTGGATGAGCCGCTGCAGGGGAGCGCCGGGCCCTGGGGTCCGGACATAGAGCTACCACAGGACCCTTTCTCCTCCACTGCTGGCTGTTACCTGCTCAGAAGAGCCCTCCTGCCACCCCATCTAGTATCACTGGGGAGCAGTGACAACTCAGTTCCCTTATCTAGGGCAGCCAGCCGGACGCCTGTCTAAAGGCCACAGGGAAATCAAAGGCGGGGTCGGGGGGGAACCGGGAGGAGAAAACAACTTCCTGGTTTGGCTCAGAGGCTTGAGAAACACTCTAGGGGTCTGGAGGAGCTTTCGAGCTGCTTTATTTGGGTTACTCCCTGAGACCGGGCACTTGTGGTGTAGACGTAGACCTACCAAGGGCTAAAAGTGGCTTCTCTTGCCCCTCAAGGTCAGGACCGTCTGCTCAGAAGAAAGCCGGTCTCTCAGCTGCCCCCAGGCCATTCCCACAGCAGCTCGGATGGTGGGTCAAGAGGCTGTGCCCTGCCCCCCTGGAACTCGGTCAAGTGGTAAGTCATCCAGTGACGTTCCTGTTGGTGCTTGGGGATGGTTTCGCTTTTGCAAACCTTTGTTTCTCTCCTTGGAGAGAAGGACTCAGTCATCAGCCAGCCCGTCACAGGAAGCTCCTTCACACGGTGAGCAGGCTTTTTGCACACGTAGAAATTAGGACCGGGACTGACTTCGAGGAAACTAGACCACAGTTCTCGGCTCTGTTTAGAGCTCTGTTTTCTCAGATGGTGTCTTCAGACAGGCAAGTCTTGTTTCCACCAGGAGAGCTGAAGTTCTCTGAAGACGTGGAAGGCTTCCTTTTATGCCCCCGGGGTGTCAGCACCGGTTTCAGTCTCCTGAGATGTAGACCTACTATGGGTACAAGGAAGCACCAGGAGAGGGTAAGAATGGCTGCGTGGATGctaatccaatttttttttccccctgcaggACCACCCAGCTGTATGAAGGGAAGATAATCCTTCACTTCTCCACAGGGCAGGCTGACGATGGCTAATTACACGTTGGCCCCGGAGGATAACTATGACGTCCTCATAGAGGGGGACCTGAATGACGACGAAATAGAAACGTGCCACCCATACGACGCCAAGGTTCTCTTGAGCCGGGTGGTCCCCAGGCTCTTCATCCCCGTGCTCCTGGCTGGACTGCTGGGCAATATCTTGACTGCGCTCATCCTGGTGAAACACAAAGGACTCAGGCGCACGGAAAATGTCTATTTCCTAAACCTGGCAGTTTCGAATTTATGTTTCTTGCTCTCCTTGCCTCTCTGGGCCTACACCGCGTCCCATGGGGGGGTTCTGGGCAGCCCCGTGTGTAAAACTCTCATCGTATTTTCCTCCATAGGCCTGTACAGTGAGGCTTTTTTCAACGTCCTTCTGACCGTGCAAAGGTACCTGGTGTCTTGCAACATGAGAAGGTTTCCCCCGACCAGGACGGTGCGCTGGAACATCGCCTCGACTGTTCCGGCGTGGGGCCTGGCCATGCTGGTCATTTTGCCTGAATCCGTGTTTTACAAACCTCACATGGAGAGCCAGAAATACGAGTGCTTTGTTAGCAGCCCTCCCTTCTTGCCAGCTGATGAGACTTTCGGGAAGCATTTTCTGACCCTGAAGATGAACATCTTGGGCCTTCTTTTCCCACTGTGCGTTCTCACGTTTTGCTACACACGTTTGCGAAAAACGCTGAGCTGTAGGGGGAGGAGGTATGACGCTCACAAGCTCGTGTTTGCCGTAGTGGTTGTTTTCCTTCTGATGTGGGGCCCCTACAATATCGCACTTTTCCTGTCCGCGTTCAGAGAACGTTTCTCCCTGCACGACTGTCAGAGCACCTACCACCTGGACAGAAGCGTTCAGATCGTGAGGATCATCGCCGCCACCCACTGCTGCGTCAACCCCGTGCTCCACGCGGTCCTCGACACCACGTTCCGAAGACACCTCTGCCGCCTGTGCTGTCTGCGGGGTGACAGTCCGCTTCGGGGCGCTGAGGGCTCCGCACAAGATGCGTCAGTGGAAGAACATGACGATTCCACCAGAGTGTAAACAGGCTTCCGTCAACGGCGGGATAAATAAACGTCGGGTTTTGTATTGCTGCAtcgtgtgtgtatttatttttacacatcTGTGTCCAAAATAGGATacgagaagaggggcgcctgggtggctcagtcggttaagcgtcagattcttgAGCTCAGggcatgagctcatggttcgtgggttcgagcccctcatcgggctctgccctgccagtgccagacctgcctgggatcctctctctctccttctctctctgcccctcccgtgtgctctctctctctctctctcgctgtctctcaaaataaataaaaaataaacttaaaaatatttttaaaaataggatatgAGAAGACAAGTGGGGAGCACTGAATTTGTCTTAGGTGTGCGAGGCAGGCCCTTGGCAAACGTGAGCTCCTCCGCGGCTCAGGGCTTGTCCGTGGGCGTAGACGGCATTTG is a window from the Leopardus geoffroyi isolate Oge1 chromosome A2, O.geoffroyi_Oge1_pat1.0, whole genome shotgun sequence genome containing:
- the CCRL2 gene encoding C-C chemokine receptor-like 2, whose product is MANYTLAPEDNYDVLIEGDLNDDEIETCHPYDAKVLLSRVVPRLFIPVLLAGLLGNILTALILVKHKGLRRTENVYFLNLAVSNLCFLLSLPLWAYTASHGGVLGSPVCKTLIVFSSIGLYSEAFFNVLLTVQRYLVSCNMRRFPPTRTVRWNIASTVPAWGLAMLVILPESVFYKPHMESQKYECFVSSPPFLPADETFGKHFLTLKMNILGLLFPLCVLTFCYTRLRKTLSCRGRRYDAHKLVFAVVVVFLLMWGPYNIALFLSAFRERFSLHDCQSTYHLDRSVQIVRIIAATHCCVNPVLHAVLDTTFRRHLCRLCCLRGDSPLRGAEGSAQDASVEEHDDSTRV